From Spartobacteria bacterium, a single genomic window includes:
- a CDS encoding response regulator, with the protein MMNCKTGQMRVMMVEDDYVSGARVSVQLAALGYEDAGWSRDGLDAVEMARKEGPDIILMDIMLPGINGIEATQRIMAERPVPVVAMTSVSEPSFTRKVTECGVCGFVSKPMNKECLAAALALAPFRFKQRGRRTLGVIGDNMLHPLLLTHDVRYAVWIKEIMASFDCKVDVTDSPINALGVLNRNVFSALLIDTAALSWPSGCLYDGLHSFHAEVPVIKLVNDYRAELDELGTNAQVVDVLMRNTDAPDFWRAIMCAHQAVICKAEDRRSSILSRMGLLFAGRNAIGSAEVSGV; encoded by the coding sequence ATGATGAATTGTAAGACAGGTCAGATGCGCGTGATGATGGTTGAGGATGATTATGTATCGGGTGCTCGTGTTTCCGTGCAGCTTGCGGCACTGGGATATGAAGATGCGGGCTGGAGCAGGGACGGACTGGATGCGGTTGAAATGGCACGGAAGGAAGGACCGGATATCATTCTGATGGATATCATGCTTCCCGGCATCAACGGGATCGAGGCCACACAGCGTATTATGGCGGAGCGGCCGGTGCCGGTGGTGGCCATGACATCGGTGAGTGAGCCGTCGTTTACCCGGAAGGTCACTGAATGCGGTGTGTGCGGGTTTGTCTCCAAGCCCATGAACAAGGAATGCCTGGCGGCAGCACTGGCACTGGCCCCGTTTCGATTTAAACAGAGAGGCAGGAGAACGCTGGGTGTTATAGGGGATAATATGCTGCATCCGCTGTTGTTGACACACGATGTGCGATATGCCGTTTGGATAAAAGAGATAATGGCTTCTTTTGACTGTAAGGTGGACGTGACGGATAGTCCCATAAATGCTCTTGGAGTACTAAACAGGAATGTATTCAGTGCCCTGCTGATAGATACCGCTGCTTTATCATGGCCCAGTGGCTGTTTGTATGATGGATTGCATAGTTTTCATGCCGAGGTGCCGGTGATTAAACTGGTGAACGATTATCGTGCGGAACTCGACGAATTGGGGACGAATGCCCAGGTGGTCGATGTTTTAATGCGTAATACAGACGCACCGGATTTCTGGCGTGCCATTATGTGCGCGCATCAGGCGGTTATTTGCAAAGCGGAAGATCGTCGTTCGAGTATCTTGAGCAGGATGGGACTGCTGTTTGCCGGGCGGAATGCCATAGGTTCTGCGGAAGTCAGTGGTGTGTAA